Proteins from one Microbacterium proteolyticum genomic window:
- a CDS encoding quinone-dependent dihydroorotate dehydrogenase, protein MYPLLFRSVLSRLDPEFAHHLGALVIRAAGVGPVASAVRTATAADPSQRVRALGLTFESPFGVAAGFDKNVTMVRGLRALGFGHVEVGTITALPQPGNPKPRLFRLVADRAVINRMGFNNEGADVAARRLRALRRSRRRPVIGVNIGKSRAVAVEDATTDYVRSARLLAPLADYLVVNVSSPNTPGLRGLQAVETLRPLLTAVLEAAGATPLLVKIAPDLADDEVGDIARLAVDVGLSGIIATNTTIARDGLRTPASTVEAAGAGGLSGAPLKQRALEVLDLVRAAVPADFVVISAGGVETASDVRERLAHGATLVQGYTAFLYRGPLWARQINRGLAARG, encoded by the coding sequence ATGTATCCCCTTCTCTTCCGCTCGGTCCTGAGCCGCCTCGATCCCGAGTTCGCGCACCACCTCGGTGCTCTCGTCATCCGCGCGGCGGGCGTGGGTCCGGTGGCATCCGCGGTCCGGACCGCGACGGCGGCCGACCCGTCTCAGCGCGTGCGGGCTCTGGGCCTGACCTTCGAGTCGCCTTTCGGCGTGGCCGCGGGGTTCGACAAGAACGTGACGATGGTGCGCGGTCTCCGCGCCCTGGGGTTCGGGCACGTCGAGGTGGGGACGATCACGGCCCTGCCGCAGCCGGGCAATCCGAAGCCGCGCCTGTTCCGCCTGGTCGCCGACCGGGCCGTGATCAACCGCATGGGATTCAACAACGAAGGTGCCGACGTCGCCGCACGCCGTCTACGGGCTCTCCGCCGATCGCGTCGGCGTCCGGTGATCGGTGTCAACATCGGCAAGAGCCGGGCGGTGGCGGTCGAGGATGCCACGACCGACTACGTCCGGAGTGCGCGCCTGCTCGCACCGCTCGCCGACTACCTCGTCGTCAACGTCTCGTCGCCGAACACCCCGGGTCTTCGCGGGCTGCAGGCGGTGGAGACGCTGCGGCCCTTGCTGACCGCGGTGCTCGAGGCCGCCGGCGCCACCCCCCTCCTGGTGAAGATCGCTCCCGACCTCGCCGACGACGAGGTGGGCGACATCGCCCGACTCGCCGTGGACGTGGGTCTGTCGGGGATCATCGCCACCAACACGACCATCGCCCGGGACGGGCTGCGGACGCCGGCCTCGACGGTCGAGGCGGCCGGTGCCGGCGGGCTGTCGGGCGCGCCGTTGAAGCAGCGCGCCCTCGAGGTCCTGGATCTCGTCCGCGCGGCGGTCCCGGCGGACTTCGTCGTGATCTCGGCCGGGGGAGTGGAGACCGCCTCCGACGTCCGTGAGCGTCTCGCCCACGGGGCGACCCTGGTCCAGGGCTACACCGCGTTCCTCTACCGCGGCCCCCTGTGGGCGCGGCAGATCAACCGCGGGCTCGCCGCTCGCGGCTGA
- the hisD gene encoding histidinol dehydrogenase, with translation MLRTIDLRGRALSPAEFLAVVPRADAARDEALATAARIVEDVARRGEEALREQAETFDRVSGHAIAVPAAHLDEALADLDPGIRAALDEAIRRVRAASAAQVPAPVVTEIGPGARVTQRWQPVRRVGLYVPGGKAVYPSSVVMNVVPAQVAGVREVALASPPQSEFGGRVHPVILAAAKLLGVSEVYAMGGAGAIGAFAWGVPSLDLHPVDVVTGPGNNFVASAKRAVAGRVGTDSEAGATEILIVADGTADAALVAADLVSQAEHDEQASAVLVTDSADLAEAVRAALEPRVAGTRHTERVRAAFGGPQSAIVLVDDIAQATEFSNAYAPEHLELHLADPRPEEYVNAGAVFVGPYTPVSLGDYLAGSNHVLPTGGQARYGAGLSAATFLRPQQVVEYDRAALEAVHESIVTLAEAEALPAHGEAVTARFAD, from the coding sequence ATGCTCCGCACCATCGATCTGCGCGGTCGCGCGCTCTCGCCGGCCGAGTTCCTCGCCGTGGTTCCCCGTGCCGACGCGGCCCGTGATGAGGCGCTCGCGACGGCGGCGCGCATCGTCGAGGACGTCGCCCGCCGGGGCGAAGAGGCCCTCCGCGAGCAGGCCGAGACGTTCGACCGCGTCAGCGGTCACGCCATCGCCGTGCCCGCCGCGCACCTCGACGAGGCCCTCGCCGATCTGGATCCCGGCATCCGCGCCGCCCTGGATGAGGCGATCCGTCGCGTGCGCGCCGCGTCCGCCGCGCAGGTCCCCGCGCCCGTGGTCACCGAGATCGGCCCCGGGGCGCGGGTCACGCAGCGCTGGCAGCCGGTGCGGCGTGTCGGTCTCTACGTCCCGGGCGGCAAGGCCGTCTACCCGTCCAGCGTCGTGATGAACGTCGTGCCCGCCCAGGTCGCCGGCGTGCGCGAGGTGGCGCTCGCTTCGCCGCCGCAGTCCGAGTTCGGCGGTCGCGTCCACCCCGTGATCCTGGCCGCGGCGAAGCTGCTCGGGGTCAGCGAGGTCTACGCGATGGGTGGGGCCGGCGCGATCGGCGCGTTCGCCTGGGGGGTCCCGTCGCTGGATCTGCACCCGGTGGACGTGGTGACCGGTCCCGGCAACAACTTCGTCGCGTCGGCGAAGCGGGCCGTGGCCGGACGCGTGGGCACGGACTCGGAGGCCGGCGCGACCGAGATCCTCATCGTGGCCGACGGGACGGCCGACGCCGCACTGGTCGCCGCAGACCTCGTCAGTCAGGCCGAGCACGACGAGCAGGCCTCGGCCGTCCTCGTCACCGATTCCGCCGACCTCGCCGAGGCCGTCCGCGCCGCGCTCGAGCCCCGTGTCGCCGGTACCCGCCACACCGAGCGGGTCCGGGCGGCCTTCGGCGGGCCGCAGTCGGCGATCGTGCTGGTCGACGACATCGCCCAGGCCACCGAGTTCAGCAACGCCTACGCGCCCGAGCACCTCGAACTGCACCTGGCCGACCCGCGCCCCGAGGAGTACGTCAACGCCGGCGCGGTGTTCGTCGGCCCGTACACGCCCGTCAGCCTCGGCGACTACCTCGCCGGCAGCAATCACGTGCTGCCCACCGGCGGGCAGGCCCGCTACGGTGCGGGTCTCTCGGCCGCCACCTTCCTCCGGCCGCAGCAGGTCGTCGAGTACGACCGGGCCGCCCTGGAGGCGGTGCACGAGTCCATCGTCACCCTCGCCGAGGCCGAGGCCCTGCCCGCGCACGGCGAGGCCGTCACGGCGCGCTTCGCCGACTGA
- the nrdR gene encoding transcriptional regulator NrdR, whose product MHCPFCRNPDSRVIDSRTSDDGLSIRRRRQCPKCGGRFSTVETASLNVIKRSGVVEPFSREKVMSGVRKACQGRPVTDADLAMLAQQVEEAIRQTGSSQIEANEIGLSILGPLRELDEVAFLRFASVYQAFESLDDFDAAIAQLRADHASRPTVEPAALDDVQ is encoded by the coding sequence ATGCATTGCCCGTTCTGTCGCAACCCCGATTCCCGCGTCATCGACTCCCGTACGAGCGATGACGGGCTCAGCATCCGTCGGCGCCGGCAGTGTCCGAAGTGCGGCGGCCGATTCTCCACCGTCGAGACCGCGAGCCTGAACGTGATCAAGCGGTCCGGCGTCGTCGAGCCCTTCAGCCGCGAGAAGGTCATGTCGGGCGTCCGGAAGGCGTGCCAGGGGCGGCCGGTGACGGATGCCGATCTCGCCATGCTCGCGCAGCAGGTCGAGGAGGCGATCCGGCAGACGGGGTCGTCGCAGATCGAGGCCAACGAGATCGGCCTGTCGATCCTGGGGCCGTTGCGGGAGCTCGACGAGGTGGCGTTCCTCCGTTTCGCGAGCGTGTACCAGGCGTTCGAGTCGCTGGACGACTTCGACGCGGCCATCGCCCAGCTGCGCGCCGACCACGCCTCCCGGCCGACGGTCGAGCCCGCGGCGCTCGACGACGTCCAGTAG
- the erpA gene encoding iron-sulfur cluster insertion protein ErpA yields MTDTTLSSDAVTREHGVALTDAAADKVKSLLSQEGRDDLRLRVAVQPGGCSGLIYQLYFDERYLDGDKVADFDGVEVIVDDMSVPYLDGASIDFKDTISEQGFTIDNPNAQGSCACGDSFH; encoded by the coding sequence ATGACCGACACGACACTGTCGTCCGACGCCGTCACCCGCGAGCACGGAGTCGCCCTGACCGACGCCGCCGCCGACAAGGTGAAGAGCCTCCTGTCCCAGGAAGGACGCGACGATCTGCGACTGCGCGTCGCCGTGCAGCCGGGCGGATGCTCGGGCCTGATCTACCAGCTCTACTTCGACGAGCGCTACCTCGACGGCGACAAGGTCGCCGACTTCGACGGTGTCGAGGTCATCGTCGACGACATGAGCGTCCCGTACCTCGACGGTGCGAGCATCGACTTCAAGGACACGATCTCGGAGCAGGGCTTCACGATCGACAACCCCAACGCGCAGGGCTCCTGCGCGTGCGGCGACAGCTTCCACTGA
- a CDS encoding dipeptidase, with protein MTPDLSRQDAVRATASDGIPAALADLGALVRIPSIAWPAFDQSGVARSAEAVAELLRGTGVFERVDVARAAIAGADELGQPAVLASRPARNGRPTVLLYAHHDVQPPGDEALWDSPPFEPTVRDGRLYGRGAADDKAGIMVHVGAIRALADALGDDLDLGIAVFIEGEEEYGSRSFAQFLADHADVLRSDVIVVADSGNWDDRTPGLTVSLRGNARFTLTVRTLAHASHSGMMGGAVPDAMLATVKLLATLWDDEGAVAVEGLAVRDAETPEYDEATLRAESGLLDGVSPIGRDSILSRIWNKPSITITGWDATPVEAASNTLAPETRVVISARVAPGQPAAEAFAAIEAHLRAHAPFGAQLEFTDVDCGDAFLVDTGGWAVEDARAAFADGYGVGAVDVGIGGSIPFIADLVREFPGAQILVTGVEDPHARAHSPNESLHLETFRNALVSEALLLERLNRRTV; from the coding sequence ATGACCCCTGACCTGTCCCGGCAGGATGCCGTACGCGCCACCGCGTCCGACGGCATCCCCGCAGCCCTCGCCGACCTCGGTGCGCTGGTGCGCATCCCCTCCATCGCCTGGCCCGCGTTCGACCAGTCGGGGGTGGCCCGCAGCGCCGAGGCGGTCGCCGAGCTGCTCCGCGGCACGGGTGTGTTCGAGCGGGTCGATGTGGCGCGCGCCGCGATCGCCGGCGCCGACGAACTCGGACAGCCCGCGGTCCTGGCATCCCGTCCGGCCCGCAACGGCCGCCCCACCGTCCTCCTGTACGCCCACCACGACGTCCAGCCGCCGGGCGACGAGGCGCTCTGGGACTCGCCCCCGTTCGAGCCCACGGTCCGCGACGGCCGTCTCTACGGACGCGGAGCCGCCGACGACAAGGCCGGCATCATGGTGCACGTCGGCGCGATCCGCGCCCTCGCCGATGCTCTCGGCGACGACCTCGACCTCGGCATCGCCGTGTTCATCGAGGGAGAGGAGGAGTACGGCTCCCGCTCCTTCGCGCAGTTCCTCGCGGACCACGCCGACGTCCTCCGCTCCGACGTCATCGTCGTGGCCGACTCGGGGAACTGGGACGACCGCACCCCCGGCCTGACGGTGTCGCTGCGCGGGAACGCGCGGTTCACCCTCACCGTCCGTACTCTCGCGCACGCGTCCCACTCCGGGATGATGGGCGGCGCGGTTCCGGATGCCATGCTCGCCACGGTCAAGCTCCTCGCGACGCTGTGGGACGACGAGGGCGCGGTCGCGGTCGAGGGCCTCGCCGTGCGCGACGCCGAGACGCCGGAGTACGACGAGGCGACCCTGCGCGCGGAATCCGGGCTGCTCGACGGTGTGTCGCCGATCGGCCGCGACAGCATCCTCAGCCGGATCTGGAACAAGCCCTCCATCACCATCACGGGATGGGATGCCACGCCCGTGGAGGCCGCGTCGAACACCCTGGCGCCCGAGACCCGTGTCGTCATCAGCGCGCGCGTCGCGCCCGGACAGCCGGCGGCGGAAGCGTTCGCCGCGATCGAGGCGCACCTACGTGCCCACGCGCCCTTCGGCGCGCAGCTGGAGTTCACGGACGTGGACTGCGGCGACGCGTTCCTGGTCGATACCGGGGGATGGGCCGTCGAGGACGCTCGCGCCGCCTTCGCCGACGGGTACGGCGTCGGCGCGGTCGACGTCGGCATCGGCGGATCGATCCCGTTCATCGCCGACCTCGTGCGGGAGTTCCCCGGCGCGCAGATCCTGGTGACCGGTGTCGAGGACCCGCACGCCCGTGCCCACAGCCCGAACGAGTCGCTGCACCTCGAGACGTTCCGCAACGCGCTGGTCTCCGAGGCCCTGCTACTGGAACGTCTGAACCGCCGCACCGTCTGA
- a CDS encoding PP2C family protein-serine/threonine phosphatase: protein MPLRLNTAAVSDAGAHRPTNQDAAFAASWGAAVADGVGGGPSGDLASAALVHRLVATRGTGLDADGLLVRIREANWDIRAHVERDPALQGMATTFTGVFLGVESELLLAHTGDSRAYLLRDGEFTRQTRDDSYVQALVDHGIISPEAAAAHPRRNIITASLGGSEGDVVSVASHAPRPGDRWVLCSDGLTDYVPEGDVARLVAGAEDPRSAAASAVALALEAGTRDNVTVVVCDVVDDDFPPSEPVFFGSAARWFTEDIETA, encoded by the coding sequence GTGCCCCTCCGGTTGAACACCGCGGCCGTCTCCGACGCCGGCGCCCACCGTCCCACCAATCAGGACGCCGCTTTCGCGGCATCCTGGGGTGCGGCGGTGGCCGACGGCGTGGGGGGCGGCCCTTCCGGCGATCTCGCCTCGGCGGCGCTGGTCCACCGTCTCGTGGCCACCCGCGGCACCGGTCTCGACGCCGACGGTCTGCTCGTCCGCATCCGCGAGGCCAACTGGGACATCCGCGCCCACGTGGAGCGCGACCCGGCCCTCCAGGGGATGGCTACGACCTTCACCGGCGTCTTCCTCGGCGTCGAGTCCGAACTGCTGCTCGCCCACACCGGTGACTCCCGCGCATATCTGCTCCGGGACGGCGAGTTCACGCGTCAGACGCGCGACGACTCCTACGTGCAGGCGCTCGTCGACCACGGCATCATCTCTCCGGAGGCGGCTGCGGCGCATCCGCGTCGCAATATCATCACGGCGTCGCTCGGGGGCTCGGAGGGCGACGTGGTGTCGGTGGCGTCCCACGCGCCGCGACCGGGCGACCGTTGGGTGCTCTGCAGCGACGGACTCACCGACTACGTCCCGGAGGGCGACGTCGCCCGTCTCGTCGCCGGCGCCGAAGATCCCCGTTCTGCTGCGGCGTCGGCGGTCGCGCTGGCGCTCGAGGCCGGTACGCGCGACAACGTCACGGTCGTGGTGTGCGACGTCGTCGACGACGACTTCCCGCCGAGCGAACCGGTCTTCTTCGGGTCGGCGGCGCGCTGGTTCACGGAAGACATCGAGACCGCCTGA
- the ctaD gene encoding aa3-type cytochrome oxidase subunit I: MATTLPLQGTGPSRPTTLPPRQAALLSGTRVEEKGNLVVKWITSTDHKTIGYMYLISSVLFFMLGGVMALIIRAELFEPGMQIIPTKEQYNQLFTMHGTIMLLMFATPLFAGFANALLPLQIGAPDVAFPRLNAFAFWLFLFGSTIAVSGFLTPQGAAGFGWFAYQPLANASFSPGVGGNLWMLGLGISGFGTILGAVNFITTVLTMRAPGMTMWRMPIFSWNTLITSILILLAFPVLAAAIFAAAADRVLGAQIYNPENGGVLLWQHLFWFFGHPEVYIIALPFFGIVSEIFPVFSRKPIFGYKTLVYATIAIAALSVAVWAHHMYVTGGVLLPFFALMTMLIAVPTGVKIFNWIGTLWRGSVTFETPMVFALGFLVSFVFGGLTGVILASPPLDFHLSDSYFVVAHFHYVVFGTVVFAMFAGFYFWWPKWTGKMLNERLGMVHFWMLFIGFHMTFLIQHWLGVDGMVRRYADYAAADGFTWGNQLSTVGSMILGASMIPFLLNVWITARKAPRVTVDDPWGYGASLEWATSCPPPRHNFTSIPRIRSERPAFDLNHPEAGIPVGVGPAKDAPDAPVVDAAAGEVK; encoded by the coding sequence ATGGCCACGACGCTTCCGCTCCAGGGAACGGGTCCTTCGCGCCCCACGACCCTTCCGCCCCGCCAGGCTGCGCTGCTGAGCGGCACCCGCGTCGAGGAGAAGGGCAACCTGGTCGTCAAGTGGATCACCTCCACCGACCACAAGACGATCGGGTACATGTACCTCATCTCGTCGGTGCTCTTCTTCATGCTCGGCGGCGTGATGGCGCTCATCATCCGTGCCGAACTGTTCGAGCCCGGGATGCAGATCATCCCCACCAAGGAGCAGTACAACCAGCTGTTCACGATGCACGGCACGATCATGCTGCTGATGTTCGCGACGCCGCTGTTCGCCGGTTTCGCCAACGCGCTGCTCCCATTGCAGATCGGTGCTCCCGACGTCGCCTTCCCGCGTCTGAACGCCTTCGCGTTCTGGCTCTTCCTCTTCGGCTCCACGATCGCGGTGTCGGGCTTCCTCACCCCGCAGGGCGCCGCCGGCTTCGGCTGGTTCGCGTATCAGCCATTGGCGAATGCGAGCTTCTCTCCGGGTGTCGGAGGCAACCTCTGGATGCTGGGTCTGGGCATCAGCGGCTTCGGTACGATCCTCGGCGCCGTGAACTTCATCACCACGGTCCTCACCATGCGCGCGCCGGGCATGACCATGTGGCGCATGCCGATCTTCTCGTGGAACACGCTGATCACGAGCATCCTGATCCTCCTGGCGTTCCCGGTCCTCGCGGCCGCCATTTTCGCCGCCGCCGCCGACCGCGTGCTCGGCGCTCAGATCTACAACCCCGAGAACGGCGGCGTGCTGCTGTGGCAGCACCTCTTCTGGTTCTTCGGTCACCCCGAGGTGTACATCATCGCCCTGCCGTTCTTCGGCATCGTCTCCGAGATCTTCCCGGTGTTCAGCCGCAAGCCGATCTTCGGATACAAGACGCTCGTCTACGCGACGATCGCGATCGCGGCCCTGTCCGTCGCGGTGTGGGCGCACCACATGTACGTCACGGGCGGCGTCCTCCTCCCGTTCTTCGCCCTCATGACGATGCTCATCGCGGTGCCCACCGGCGTGAAGATCTTCAACTGGATCGGAACCCTCTGGCGCGGATCCGTGACCTTCGAGACCCCGATGGTCTTCGCCCTCGGCTTCCTCGTCTCGTTCGTCTTCGGTGGCCTCACCGGCGTCATCCTGGCTTCGCCGCCGCTGGACTTCCACCTGTCGGACTCGTACTTCGTCGTCGCGCACTTCCACTACGTCGTCTTCGGCACGGTCGTGTTCGCGATGTTCGCCGGCTTCTACTTCTGGTGGCCGAAGTGGACCGGGAAGATGCTCAACGAGCGCCTCGGCATGGTCCACTTCTGGATGCTGTTCATCGGCTTCCACATGACGTTCCTCATCCAGCACTGGCTGGGTGTGGACGGCATGGTCCGTCGCTACGCCGACTACGCCGCCGCGGACGGGTTCACCTGGGGCAACCAGCTGTCCACCGTGGGATCGATGATCCTGGGCGCCTCGATGATCCCGTTCCTCCTGAACGTCTGGATCACGGCTCGCAAGGCGCCGCGCGTGACGGTGGACGACCCGTGGGGCTACGGCGCCTCGCTGGAGTGGGCGACGTCCTGCCCGCCCCCGCGCCACAACTTCACGTCGATCCCGCGCATCCGCAGCGAGCGTCCCGCGTTCGACCTGAACCACCCCGAGGCCGGCATCCCGGTCGGTGTGGGCCCCGCGAAGGATGCCCCCGACGCGCCTGTCGTCGACGCCGCAGCTGGAGAGGTCAAGTAA
- a CDS encoding cytochrome c oxidase subunit 4: protein MRTNVGLWWLLTGFAFFIGIVYAVWNVISHGSVEWVGTVALIFMGLMSAMIAFYISRVVKAQRGELPEDSLTADIDDGDPEMGEFSPWSWWPIVLAGSAAIAVIGLAVGSWLVPVAFAIFAIAIVGWVYEYYRGYFAR from the coding sequence ATGCGTACCAATGTCGGACTCTGGTGGCTGCTCACGGGCTTCGCGTTCTTCATCGGCATCGTCTACGCGGTGTGGAACGTCATCAGCCACGGCTCCGTGGAGTGGGTGGGCACGGTTGCGCTGATCTTCATGGGCTTGATGAGCGCCATGATCGCGTTCTACATCAGCCGTGTCGTCAAGGCGCAGCGCGGCGAGCTCCCCGAGGACTCGCTGACCGCGGACATCGACGACGGTGACCCCGAGATGGGCGAGTTCAGCCCCTGGTCCTGGTGGCCCATCGTCCTCGCGGGCTCGGCGGCCATCGCCGTGATCGGCCTGGCGGTCGGCAGCTGGCTCGTGCCCGTCGCCTTCGCCATCTTCGCGATCGCCATCGTCGGCTGGGTGTACGAGTACTACCGCGGGTACTTCGCGCGCTGA
- a CDS encoding DUF3043 domain-containing protein — protein MAKSPAPVPNDTPVASDATAAGKGRATPSRAEQEAARKRPLVADTKEAKARARADLAAQREKARVGMAAGDERYLPVRDKGPQRRFARDFVDAGWHLGEGVMPFMILVIVLTLVPNGFFQYWSFVALWIFILFVIGDMIITSIRVKRAAKAKFGEDRLEKGLGWYSAMRTVQMRFMRLPKAQVKRGQYPA, from the coding sequence GTGGCCAAGTCCCCCGCCCCCGTCCCCAACGACACCCCCGTCGCGTCGGATGCGACCGCCGCGGGCAAGGGGCGCGCGACACCGTCTCGGGCCGAGCAGGAGGCCGCGCGCAAGCGTCCCCTCGTGGCCGACACCAAGGAGGCGAAGGCCCGCGCCCGCGCCGACCTGGCCGCGCAGCGCGAGAAGGCCCGCGTCGGCATGGCCGCCGGCGACGAGCGCTACCTCCCGGTCCGCGACAAGGGTCCGCAGCGCCGCTTCGCGCGCGACTTCGTCGACGCCGGGTGGCACCTCGGCGAGGGCGTGATGCCCTTCATGATCCTCGTCATCGTGCTGACGCTCGTGCCGAACGGTTTCTTCCAGTACTGGTCGTTCGTGGCGCTGTGGATCTTCATCCTCTTCGTCATCGGCGACATGATCATCACCTCGATCCGCGTGAAGCGGGCGGCCAAGGCGAAGTTCGGCGAGGACCGACTCGAGAAGGGTCTCGGCTGGTACTCGGCCATGCGCACCGTGCAGATGCGGTTCATGCGCCTGCCCAAGGCTCAGGTCAAGCGGGGCCAGTACCCGGCCTGA
- the ctaC gene encoding aa3-type cytochrome oxidase subunit II: MPSKRRLRWAAVPVGIASVALLSGCTTSQLHGFLPGFVDDGTPATNHTDMVAGLWVNSWIVLLAVGVITWGLMLWAVIAYRRRKGQSGLPVQLRYNMPVEIFYTVVPLILVIGFFAFTARDQNTLETQYDNPDVSITAYGKQWAWDFQYNGTREDNSDAVYSMGVQAKATGDGYDLQDVPTLYLPVNKTVKIDLRSRDVIHSFWIIDFLYKKDMYLGRENEWSFTPTREGTYEGKCAELCGEYHSAMLFNVKVVSEAEYEAYLDSLREAGDVGDISDLSRLQNLNTAGAEGNK, from the coding sequence GTGCCCTCCAAACGTCGCCTTCGTTGGGCAGCCGTCCCCGTCGGGATCGCTTCCGTCGCACTTCTTTCGGGCTGCACCACGTCGCAGCTGCACGGATTCCTCCCGGGGTTCGTCGATGACGGGACGCCTGCGACGAACCACACCGACATGGTCGCCGGTCTGTGGGTGAACTCGTGGATCGTGCTGCTCGCGGTCGGCGTCATCACGTGGGGCCTGATGCTGTGGGCCGTCATCGCCTACCGCCGTCGCAAGGGCCAGTCCGGCCTGCCGGTGCAGCTGCGCTACAACATGCCGGTCGAGATCTTCTACACGGTCGTGCCGCTGATCCTCGTCATCGGGTTCTTCGCGTTCACCGCTCGTGACCAGAACACCCTCGAGACCCAGTACGACAACCCCGACGTGTCCATCACCGCCTACGGCAAGCAGTGGGCGTGGGACTTCCAGTACAACGGCACCCGCGAGGACAACTCCGACGCCGTGTACTCGATGGGCGTCCAGGCCAAGGCGACGGGCGACGGATACGACCTGCAAGACGTCCCGACGCTCTACCTCCCCGTCAACAAGACGGTGAAGATCGACCTGCGCTCGCGCGACGTCATCCACTCGTTCTGGATCATCGACTTCCTCTACAAGAAGGACATGTACCTCGGCCGCGAGAACGAATGGTCGTTCACGCCGACGCGCGAGGGCACGTACGAAGGCAAGTGCGCCGAGCTCTGCGGCGAGTACCACTCCGCGATGCTCTTCAACGTCAAGGTCGTCAGCGAGGCCGAGTACGAGGCGTATCTCGACTCGCTGCGCGAGGCCGGCGATGTCGGCGACATCAGCGATCTGTCCCGCCTGCAGAACCTCAACACGGCCGGCGCCGAAGGGAACAAGTGA